The Microlunatus antarcticus genome window below encodes:
- a CDS encoding aspartate-semialdehyde dehydrogenase yields MAPMRVGVFGATGQVGGVMRALLAERGFPLEQVRFFASARSAGTTLPWGDGEVVVEDTDTADFTGLDLALFSNGKAASKATAPRVVEAGAVVIDNSSAWRMDPDVPLVVAEVNPDDALRPAKGIIANPNCTTMAAMPVLAPLHRAARLVRLQVATFQAVSGSGGAGVAELDAQVRAVADRASALAFDGRAVALPAPELYVKPIAFNVLPMAGSIVDDGWGETDEEQKLRNESRKILHIPDLLVAGTCVRVPVFTGHSLAVHAEFAEDLSAEQATALLAEAAGVELMDVPTPLDAAGRDPSYVGRIRADRSAPDGKGLVMFISNDNLRKGAALNAVQIAELVSQDLVSGSRV; encoded by the coding sequence CTGGCCCCCATGCGTGTTGGAGTCTTCGGGGCCACCGGGCAGGTCGGCGGCGTCATGCGGGCGCTGCTCGCCGAGCGCGGGTTCCCCCTCGAGCAGGTCCGTTTCTTCGCCTCGGCCCGGTCCGCCGGCACGACGTTGCCGTGGGGCGACGGCGAGGTCGTGGTGGAGGACACCGACACCGCGGACTTCACCGGGCTCGACCTGGCGCTGTTCTCCAACGGCAAGGCGGCCTCCAAGGCGACCGCGCCGCGCGTCGTCGAGGCCGGGGCCGTCGTCATCGACAACTCGTCCGCGTGGCGGATGGACCCCGACGTGCCGCTCGTCGTCGCCGAGGTCAACCCCGACGACGCCCTGCGCCCGGCCAAGGGCATCATCGCCAACCCGAACTGCACGACCATGGCCGCGATGCCGGTGCTCGCACCGCTCCACCGAGCCGCCCGGCTCGTCCGGCTGCAAGTCGCGACCTTCCAGGCCGTGTCCGGCTCCGGCGGGGCCGGCGTCGCCGAGCTCGACGCCCAGGTCCGCGCCGTGGCCGACCGGGCCTCGGCGCTCGCCTTCGACGGCCGGGCCGTCGCGCTGCCGGCACCCGAGCTGTACGTGAAGCCCATCGCCTTCAACGTGCTGCCGATGGCCGGCTCCATCGTCGACGACGGCTGGGGCGAGACCGACGAGGAGCAGAAGCTCCGCAACGAGTCGCGCAAGATCCTGCACATCCCGGACCTGCTGGTCGCGGGCACCTGCGTGCGCGTCCCGGTCTTCACCGGGCACTCGCTCGCGGTGCACGCCGAGTTCGCCGAGGACCTCAGCGCCGAGCAGGCGACCGCCCTGCTCGCCGAGGCCGCCGGGGTCGAGCTCATGGACGTCCCGACGCCGCTCGACGCCGCGGGGCGCGACCCGAGCTACGTCGGCCGGATCCGGGCCGACCGCTCGGCGCCGGACGGCAAGGGGCTGGTGATGTTCATCAGCAACGACAACCTGCGCAAGGGTGCGGCGCTCAACGCGGTGCAGATCGCGGAGCTCGTCTCGCAGGACCTGGTCTCGGGCAGCCGGGTCTGA
- a CDS encoding sugar phosphate isomerase/epimerase family protein has translation MTAQAPKVALSTSSVYPEGTSSGFELARKLGYDGVELMVGIDAVAADIDAVEKLRDYHGVPVLAVHAPCLLISQRVWGTDPWAKLDRSAEAAIRLGAGVVVVHPPFRWQPEYARGFVAGIERLNREYDVTFCVENMYPWRTPGREVKAYVPGWDPTELPYEHLTLDFSHASTAQQQSIDLAKTWGSRLQHIHLTDGTGSRKDEHLMPGYGDQRAGETLTWVTENGFDGHVVLEVNSRKSGSRARREAELHEALEFTREHLAAGVRSFAVDETGTAQQK, from the coding sequence GTGACAGCACAGGCGCCGAAGGTGGCCCTCTCGACGTCGTCGGTCTACCCCGAGGGCACGTCCAGCGGCTTCGAGCTCGCCCGCAAGCTCGGCTACGACGGCGTCGAGCTGATGGTCGGCATCGACGCGGTGGCCGCCGACATCGACGCGGTGGAGAAGCTGCGCGACTACCACGGCGTCCCGGTGCTCGCCGTGCACGCACCCTGCCTGCTGATCAGCCAGCGGGTGTGGGGGACCGACCCCTGGGCCAAGCTCGACCGTTCCGCGGAGGCGGCGATCCGGCTCGGCGCCGGCGTCGTCGTGGTGCACCCGCCGTTCCGGTGGCAGCCCGAGTACGCCCGCGGCTTCGTCGCCGGCATCGAGCGGCTCAACCGCGAGTACGACGTGACGTTCTGCGTCGAGAACATGTACCCGTGGCGTACGCCGGGTCGCGAGGTCAAGGCGTACGTGCCGGGCTGGGACCCGACCGAGCTGCCGTACGAGCACCTCACCCTCGACTTCTCCCACGCCTCGACCGCGCAGCAGCAGTCGATCGACCTGGCCAAGACCTGGGGCAGCCGGCTGCAGCACATCCACCTGACCGACGGCACCGGGTCGCGCAAGGACGAGCACCTGATGCCCGGCTACGGCGACCAGCGGGCGGGCGAGACCCTGACCTGGGTGACCGAGAACGGCTTCGACGGCCACGTCGTGCTCGAGGTCAACTCCCGCAAGAGCGGCTCGCGGGCCCGTCGCGAGGCCGAGCTGCACGAGGCGCTCGAGTTCACCCGCGAGCACCTCGCGGCCGGCGTCCGCTCGTTCGCCGTGGACGAGACGGGTACGGCACAGCAGAAGTAG
- a CDS encoding alpha/beta fold hydrolase, whose protein sequence is MMQKAPVVVLRPATAPGGSAEAWTQAWSAQGRTALVPDLTPQPGLVVLESPGLEVLAALSASGAERAVLHGSGYGAMVALHVAANYPERVAALVLSTASRVMDRQRRGIADAAYGLLAVSRVQQLHGPQGRVLELLDQVRTVDWSPFADRVRTPALVVLGDKDAINRGPSRRLAAVLPESELVVVPGAKEGWATRDPSALVSAAAPFLDRLGV, encoded by the coding sequence GTGATGCAGAAGGCCCCCGTCGTCGTCCTGCGACCCGCGACCGCTCCCGGCGGCAGCGCCGAGGCGTGGACGCAGGCCTGGTCGGCCCAGGGCCGTACGGCGCTCGTCCCCGACCTCACGCCGCAGCCCGGCCTGGTCGTGCTGGAGTCGCCCGGGCTCGAGGTGCTGGCCGCGCTGTCGGCCTCCGGCGCGGAACGGGCCGTGCTGCACGGGAGCGGCTACGGCGCGATGGTGGCGCTGCACGTCGCCGCCAACTACCCCGAGCGCGTCGCCGCCCTGGTGCTCAGTACTGCGAGTCGGGTCATGGACCGCCAGCGCCGCGGCATCGCCGACGCGGCGTACGGACTGCTCGCGGTCTCCCGCGTGCAGCAGCTGCACGGTCCGCAGGGCCGGGTGCTGGAGCTGCTCGACCAGGTCCGGACGGTCGACTGGTCCCCGTTCGCGGACCGCGTCCGCACCCCCGCGCTGGTCGTCCTCGGCGACAAGGACGCGATCAACCGCGGCCCGAGCCGCCGCCTCGCCGCCGTCCTGCCCGAGTCGGAGCTGGTCGTCGTCCCCGGCGCGAAGGAGGGCTGGGCCACCCGCGACCCCTCGGCCCTCGTCAGCGCCGCGGCGCCGTTCCTGGACCGCCTCGGCGTCTGA
- a CDS encoding helix-turn-helix domain-containing protein, protein MVDKTAPSGVRPIGGNLTNVNFLTVAEVAAVMRVSKMSVYRLIHAGELEAVRFGRSFRVKEGAVDAYLKESFYETG, encoded by the coding sequence ATGGTGGACAAGACCGCCCCGAGCGGCGTCAGGCCGATCGGCGGCAACCTGACGAACGTCAATTTCCTCACGGTCGCCGAGGTCGCCGCGGTCATGCGGGTCTCCAAGATGAGCGTCTACCGCCTCATCCACGCCGGCGAGCTGGAGGCGGTGCGCTTCGGCCGCAGCTTCCGGGTCAAGGAGGGCGCCGTCGACGCCTACCTCAAGGAGTCCTTCTACGAGACCGGCTAG
- a CDS encoding cytochrome c oxidase assembly protein — MSGHHAGGVDLLAVLGPVVALLALLAYGLLVGRARRRGRSWSLRRTASWVVGCLLATAAVSGPLAAAATSSWTAHMAGHVLLGMLAPLLLVLGAPVTLALNALSVTTARRLSRLLRSRPLRALTEPTVAAVLAVGGLWLIYATPLLEVAHAHPPVDVVVHLHVLLAGYLFTAVLVGPDPLPHRRGTRHLLAVLVLALAAHDVLAKRLYAAATGPDVLDEQRGALVMYYGGDAVDLLLAVLVCLRWYRSGQRQLDLERPRARPQGVLG, encoded by the coding sequence GTGAGCGGGCACCACGCGGGCGGCGTCGACCTCCTCGCGGTGCTCGGGCCCGTCGTCGCGCTGCTGGCCCTGCTCGCGTACGGGCTCCTCGTCGGCCGCGCCCGGCGGCGCGGCCGGAGCTGGTCGCTCCGGCGGACGGCGTCCTGGGTGGTCGGCTGCCTGCTGGCCACCGCGGCCGTCAGCGGCCCGCTGGCCGCGGCGGCCACGAGCAGCTGGACCGCGCACATGGCCGGGCACGTCCTGCTGGGCATGCTCGCGCCGCTCCTGCTCGTGCTGGGCGCGCCGGTCACCCTCGCGCTGAACGCGCTATCCGTCACCACCGCCCGGCGGCTGAGCCGGCTGCTGCGGAGCCGTCCGCTGCGGGCCCTCACCGAGCCCACGGTCGCCGCGGTGCTCGCGGTCGGCGGGCTCTGGCTGATCTACGCGACGCCGCTGCTCGAGGTCGCGCACGCGCACCCGCCCGTGGACGTGGTCGTGCACCTGCACGTCCTGCTCGCGGGCTACCTCTTCACCGCGGTGCTCGTCGGGCCGGACCCGCTGCCGCACCGCCGCGGGACGCGGCACCTGCTCGCGGTGCTCGTGCTCGCCCTCGCCGCGCACGACGTCCTGGCCAAGCGCCTCTACGCGGCGGCGACCGGACCGGACGTGCTCGACGAGCAGCGGGGCGCGCTCGTCATGTACTACGGCGGCGACGCCGTGGACCTGCTGCTCGCCGTGCTGGTCTGCCTGCGCTGGTACCGCTCAGGGCAGCGACAGCTCGACCTCGAACGCCCGCGCGCCCGGCCACAGGGCGTGCTCGGGTAG
- a CDS encoding DUF2243 domain-containing protein — translation MPSPARRQPAARSTLSGVLAGVGLVAFVDETVFHQLLHWHHFYDRSTPDAGLVSDGLFHAVGFVAVVTGLFLLADLRRHQALVVRRWVGGLLLGAGGFQLYDGLVQHKVFGLHQIRYEVDLLPYDLTWNVLAVAMLVVGAVLTVRSRGPQPAVA, via the coding sequence GTGCCCAGCCCCGCCCGTCGTCAGCCCGCCGCCCGCAGCACCCTGTCCGGCGTCCTCGCCGGGGTCGGTCTCGTCGCCTTCGTCGACGAGACCGTGTTCCACCAGCTGCTGCACTGGCACCACTTCTACGACCGCTCGACGCCGGACGCCGGCCTCGTCTCGGACGGGCTGTTCCACGCCGTCGGCTTCGTCGCCGTCGTCACCGGGCTGTTCCTCCTCGCCGACCTGCGCCGCCACCAGGCGCTCGTCGTGCGGCGGTGGGTCGGTGGGCTGCTGCTCGGCGCGGGCGGGTTCCAGCTCTACGACGGCCTCGTCCAGCACAAGGTCTTCGGGCTGCACCAGATCCGCTACGAGGTCGACCTGCTGCCGTACGACCTCACCTGGAACGTCCTCGCCGTCGCGATGCTGGTCGTCGGCGCCGTCCTGACCGTGCGCTCGCGCGGCCCGCAGCCGGCGGTCGCGTGA
- the proC gene encoding pyrroline-5-carboxylate reductase — translation MTETAEGRQRSRLALLGAGVMGETVLSGLVRAGWDPTDLVATDRRPERVAELEAAYGITMTTNVDAVAGASTVVLVVKPQDMRGLLSEIAPTLDAEALVVSLAAGVDTATLEAGLPAGQPVVRVMANTPAQVDEGMAAVAAGSSATPDHLERVRDILSATGRVEVVPEGYLDAVTAISGSGPAYLFFVVEAMIEAGVHLGLPRDLSTELVVQTMLGSAKLLRESGEHPTVLRERVTSPGGTTAAALRELEDHKVRAAFLSAMEAARDRSQALAAAARDQQAHR, via the coding sequence GTGACGGAGACCGCGGAAGGTCGGCAGCGCAGCCGGCTCGCCCTGCTCGGGGCCGGCGTGATGGGGGAGACCGTGCTGTCCGGTCTCGTCCGGGCGGGCTGGGACCCGACCGACCTCGTCGCCACCGACCGCCGGCCCGAACGGGTCGCCGAGCTCGAGGCCGCGTACGGCATCACCATGACGACCAACGTCGACGCGGTGGCCGGGGCGTCGACCGTGGTCCTCGTGGTCAAGCCCCAGGACATGCGCGGCCTGCTGTCCGAGATCGCGCCGACGCTCGACGCCGAGGCCCTCGTGGTCTCGCTCGCGGCCGGCGTCGACACCGCCACGCTCGAGGCCGGCCTGCCGGCGGGCCAGCCCGTGGTCCGCGTCATGGCCAACACGCCGGCCCAGGTCGACGAGGGCATGGCCGCCGTCGCGGCCGGGTCGTCGGCCACGCCCGACCACCTCGAACGGGTCCGCGACATCCTCTCGGCCACCGGTCGCGTCGAGGTCGTGCCCGAGGGCTACCTCGACGCGGTGACCGCGATCTCGGGGTCGGGGCCCGCGTACCTCTTCTTCGTCGTCGAGGCCATGATCGAGGCCGGCGTGCACCTCGGGCTGCCCCGCGACCTGAGCACCGAGCTCGTCGTGCAGACGATGCTCGGCTCGGCCAAGCTCCTGCGCGAGAGCGGGGAGCACCCGACCGTGCTCCGCGAACGCGTGACCTCGCCCGGCGGGACGACGGCGGCGGCGCTGCGCGAGCTCGAGGACCACAAGGTGCGGGCCGCGTTCCTCAGCGCGATGGAGGCGGCGCGCGACCGCAGCCAGGCGCTGGCGGCCGCCGCGCGCGACCAGCAGGCGCACCGGTGA
- a CDS encoding acetoin utilization protein AcuC, with protein sequence MTGRPVFVYSEALTGYDFGSDHAMSPGRVRSAVALAASLGVLDALDVVAPPPADDALLATVHTPEYIEAVRRGVADERHGLGTSDNPVFPEMHEVSSQVVTATVEAARQVWEGPARRASNIAGGLHHAMPDRTSGFCVYNDVAVAIQWLLDQGVERVAYVDVDVHHGDGVQKVFWDDPRVMTVSLHETPVCLFPGTGFPTEIGGPDALGSAVNVALPPGTGDAGWLRAFDAVVPQVLAAHSPQVLVTQHGCDSHSHDPLADLDLTLDGQRASYVALANLADELADGRWVSTGGGGYAVLHVVPRAWTHLLAVVGGHPLDPETPTPQAWRDRIGAYAPETMGDGVQVSFRRFDDGFNPESRLDQAIMATRRAVFPELGLDPGF encoded by the coding sequence GTGACCGGGCGCCCGGTCTTCGTCTACTCCGAGGCCCTCACCGGCTACGACTTCGGCTCCGACCACGCGATGTCGCCGGGCCGCGTACGGTCCGCGGTCGCGCTGGCCGCCAGCCTCGGCGTGCTCGACGCGCTCGACGTCGTCGCCCCGCCGCCCGCCGACGACGCCCTGCTCGCTACGGTCCACACGCCCGAGTACATCGAGGCCGTACGGCGTGGCGTGGCCGACGAGCGCCACGGCCTCGGCACCAGCGACAACCCGGTGTTCCCCGAGATGCACGAGGTCTCCTCGCAGGTCGTCACCGCGACGGTCGAGGCGGCCCGGCAGGTCTGGGAGGGCCCGGCCCGCCGGGCGAGCAACATCGCCGGCGGCCTGCACCACGCGATGCCGGACCGGACCAGCGGCTTCTGCGTCTACAACGACGTCGCGGTCGCCATCCAGTGGCTCCTCGACCAGGGGGTCGAGCGGGTGGCGTACGTCGACGTCGACGTGCACCATGGCGACGGCGTCCAGAAGGTCTTCTGGGACGACCCGCGCGTCATGACCGTGAGCCTGCACGAGACGCCGGTGTGCCTGTTCCCCGGCACGGGCTTCCCGACCGAGATCGGCGGGCCGGACGCCCTGGGCTCCGCGGTGAACGTGGCCCTGCCCCCGGGGACCGGCGACGCCGGCTGGCTGCGGGCGTTCGACGCGGTCGTGCCGCAGGTCCTCGCCGCCCACAGTCCGCAGGTCCTGGTCACGCAGCACGGCTGCGACTCCCACAGCCACGACCCGCTGGCCGACCTCGACCTGACCCTCGACGGGCAGCGCGCCTCGTACGTGGCCCTCGCGAACCTGGCCGACGAGCTCGCCGACGGCCGCTGGGTGTCGACGGGCGGGGGCGGCTACGCCGTGCTGCACGTCGTGCCCCGCGCCTGGACCCATCTCCTCGCCGTCGTCGGCGGCCACCCGCTCGACCCGGAGACGCCCACGCCGCAGGCCTGGCGCGACCGGATCGGGGCGTACGCGCCGGAGACCATGGGCGACGGCGTGCAGGTCTCCTTCCGTCGCTTCGACGACGGCTTCAACCCGGAGAGCCGGCTCGACCAGGCGATCATGGCGACCCGGCGGGCCGTGTTCCCCGAGCTGGGCCTCGACCCCGGTTTTTAG
- a CDS encoding CPBP family intramembrane glutamic endopeptidase, translating into MGLEIFLVLGLSLGRSAIYSILSIIERSTRGTPLSSQTSTLNASATPDRPWLDLGYQLVAIGFAMVPVLLALYLLNQTNAPAGRLVGLVPPRPRTDLLGGLAIAAAIGIPGLGLYLGARALGLNTQVQASGLGDSWWTIPVLVLSAAQNAALEEVVMVGYLVVRLRQLGWGLPAVVAFSAVVRGSYHLYQGYGGFVGNLIMGVIFVLVFLRWRRVTPLVVAHTLLDVAAFVGYALVAPYVTWL; encoded by the coding sequence ATCGGGCTGGAGATCTTCCTCGTCCTCGGGCTGTCGCTGGGGCGTTCCGCGATCTACTCGATCCTGTCGATCATCGAGCGCTCGACACGCGGCACGCCGCTCTCGTCGCAGACCTCCACGCTGAACGCGTCGGCCACGCCGGACCGCCCGTGGCTCGACCTCGGCTACCAGCTCGTGGCCATCGGCTTCGCGATGGTGCCGGTGCTGCTGGCCCTCTACCTGCTCAACCAGACCAACGCGCCCGCCGGGCGCCTGGTCGGCCTCGTCCCGCCGCGCCCGAGGACCGACCTCCTCGGCGGCCTCGCCATCGCGGCGGCGATCGGGATCCCCGGGCTGGGGCTCTACCTCGGCGCCCGCGCGCTCGGCCTCAACACCCAGGTCCAGGCGTCGGGGCTCGGCGACAGCTGGTGGACGATCCCCGTGCTGGTCCTCTCGGCCGCGCAGAACGCGGCGCTCGAGGAGGTCGTGATGGTCGGCTACCTCGTCGTCCGGCTCCGGCAGCTCGGGTGGGGCCTGCCGGCGGTGGTCGCGTTCAGCGCGGTCGTGCGCGGGTCGTACCACCTCTACCAGGGCTACGGCGGCTTCGTCGGGAACCTGATCATGGGCGTGATCTTCGTGCTCGTGTTCCTGCGGTGGCGCCGCGTCACGCCGCTGGTGGTCGCGCACACGCTGCTCGACGTCGCGGCGTTCGTCGGGTACGCCCTGGTCGCGCCGTACGTCACCTGGCTGTGA